The genomic stretch GTAGAGGCCCCGGATGAGGCCGGACACAGTGGCGTGCTTAAGACAAAAATAGAGGCGATAGAGGCCTTTGATGCCCGAATAGTTGGTCCTGTCCTTAAAGGGCTATCTAATTATAAAGAGTATCGGGTGCTGTTAATGCCCGATCATCTCACGCCCCTTTCAGTCAGAACTCATACCGTCGAACCAGTGCCTTTTTGTCTATTTGGTTTTGGAATTAAGCCAGATGAGGCTAAGGCCTTCAATGAAACCGAGGCTCAGAAAGGCTCAGTTCATCTGGAGCAGGGGTGGGAGTTGATAACCAGGTTTTTAGGAGGAGAATAGGTAAAAAAAAGATGGCTCTTATTGTTCAGAAATACGGCGGCACATCGGTGGCTAATCCGGAACGAATAAAGCGGGTGGCTGAGCGGATTGTTAGAACCAGGAAGGATGGTCACCAGGTAGTAGTGGTTGTCTCCGCCATGGGGGATACCACCGACGATCTGATTGATCTGGCCCGAAAGATATCTCCTCAACCCGATGAGAGAGAAATGGATATGCTGGTGGCCACGGGGGAGCAGGCTTCCTCCGCCCTGATGGCTATTGCCCTTCATACGCTGGGTGAACCGGCTATTTCCCTTACTGGCGCCCAGGTAGAAATCCTGACCGATGAGGTTCACTCTAAAGCCAGAATTATTAAAATCGGCGCAGACCGAATTAGAAAGGAGCTTGAAGCCGGTAAAATTGTGATTGTAGCCGGATTTCAGGGAATAACCCGAGAACAGGATATTACTACCCTGGGGAGGGGGGGGTCGGATACTACCGCGGTAGCTCTGGCGGCCGTCCTCTCTGCTTCTTCCTGTGAAATTTACACCGATGTGGATGGGGTCTTCACGGCTGATCCAAGGATTGTCCCTGAGGCCAGGAAACTTTCCCGTATCTCCTATGAGGAGATGTTGGAGATGGCCTCTTTAGGGGCCAAGGTTCTCCATGCCAGGTCGGTTGAATTTGCCAAGAAATACGGGGTTATTATCCATGTTCGTTCCAGTTTTACGGATCAAGAAGGAACCATTGTTACTGAGGAGGATAAAGATATGGAAGATGTCCTTATCACGGGAGTAACCCATGATGAGAATCAAGCTAAGGTAACGATTGTTGATGTTCCTGATCAACCTGGTATGGCGGCTAAGATCTTTTCGACTTTGGCCGCGGCTAATATCAATGTGGATATGATCACCCAGAGTTCCAGTGCTACGGGGACGAATGATATCTCGTTTACTATCGAAGAAAACAGCCTGGATAAGGTTCGGCCTTTGGTGGAACAACTGGCTAAAGATCTGACGGCCTGGGGGGTAACCTCTGATCGCAATATAGCCAAGATTTCCGTGGTGGGAATTGGTATGCGCTCCCATGCCGGTGTGGCCGCCAAAGTGTTTGAAGCCTTAGGATCTGAAGGGATTAATATTCAGATGATTTCTACTTCGGAGATAAAGATTTCATTCATCATTGAGCGAAACCGGGTTGCTCAGGCAGTTAAAGCTATTCACCAGGCATTTGAGCTGGGGAAAAAATAGAACACAGAGCCCAGAAGAGTCTGTCTTCTGACTTCTGTGTTTCGAGGAGATGGAAAAATGGAACGGATATATATCTTTGATACTACCCTTAGAGATGGGGAACAAACACCAGGGGCGGCTCTGAATACGGAGGAAAAGCTAACTATTGCCAGACAGTTAGCCAAGTTAGGGGTAGACATCATCGAAGCCGGATTTCCCATTTCTTCCCTGGGTGACTTTGAGGCGGTGAAACTGATCGCCCAGGAAGTAAAAGGCCCTATTATTTGCGCCCTATCCAGGGCCAGGCCTGAAGATATCGACCGGGCAGCCGAGGCCCTTAAACCAGCCGAACATCCCCGGATACATACCTTCATTTCCACCTCTGATATCCACCTTAAATATCAATTCCGAAAGACCAGGGAGGAAGTCTTAGAGATAGTGGGTAAAATGGTAGCCCGGGCTAAGGGCTATGTCAAAGATGTCGAATATTCTCCTATGGATGCCACCCGGTCTGATCCTGAATATCTCTACAAGGTCCTGGAGACAGCCATTGAAGCCGGGGCAACTACCGTCAATATCCCTGATACGGTAGGATATACTACGCCGGCTGAGTTTGGTGATTTAATCAGGGGGATTAAACAGAGGGTGAAAAATATCGACCAGGCAGTCATTAGTGTTCATTGTCATAATGATCTGGGCATGGCCACGGCCAATTCTCTAAGTGCGGTAATGGCTGGAGCCAGACAGATAGAATGTGCGGTCAACGGCCTGGGTGAACGGGCAGGAAATACTGCCCTGGAGGAGGTAGTGCTTAGCCTGGCTACCCGGGCGGACAATTTTAAGGCTGAAACAGGGATTAAACTGGATGAAATCTATCACACCTCCCGAATGGTCTCTTCTCTAACCGGAATAGTGGTGCAGCCCAATAAGGCTATTGTGGGGGCTAACGCCTTTGCCCATGAATCAGGCATCCACCAGGATGGAGTCCTTAAGGAGCGAAGCACTTATGAGATTATGCGGCCTGAGACGATCGGTCTTTCCAAAAGCCGGCTTGTTCTGGGAAAACTTTCCGGGCGGCATGCCCTGGGGCAACGTCTTCAAGAGTTAGGTTATCAGCTTTCTAAGGAAGAACTGGATGCGGCCTTTGTTCAATTTAAGGAATTGGCTGACAAGAAAAAAGAGGTCTTTGATGAAGACCTCATTGCCCTGGTGGAAGATGAGGTCTTTAGCATTCCTGAGACCTTTTCTCTGGAGGATGTTTATACGGTAAGCGGCAGCAGGCAGATCATCCCTGAAGCCACGGTCAAACTCAGGCGCGGGGATGAGGTCTTTGAGGAAAAAATTTGGGGTAATGGCCCGGTTGACGCTATCTATATGGCCATAGACAAGATTACCGGCGTGTCCTGCGAGCTGTTGGATTATTCTGTTAGGGCAGTCACTGAAAAAAAAGATGCCCTGGGTGAGGCGATGGTAAAGGTTAAACATGGCGAGGAGATAATCATCGGCCGGGGAGCCAGCACTGATGTGATTGAGGCTAGTGCCAAGGCCTATCTGGCGGCGGTCAATCGGTTGATTTACAAGAAGAGGAAAGAAGACTAATTTACTGAATTCTGAGGGAGGAGCCTGGTGGGAAAAACGATAGCCGAAAAGATATTAGGCGCACACCTGAATAGGGAAGTAAGTCCGGGAGAGCTAATTGAATGCCCGGTGGATATTGCCCTGGGAAACGACATTACCGCCCCTTTAGCCATTACTGAATTTGAAAAAGTCGGCGCTAAACGTGTCTTTGATCCGGAAAGGGTCATTCTTGTTCCGGATCACTTTGCCCCCAATAAGGACATTAAATCAGCCGAGCAATGCAAGATTCTGCGAGAGTTTGCTAAGCGTCAAGATTTGAAATATTACTTCGAAGTGGGCCGGATGGGAATCGAGCACGCCCTCTTACCGGAGCAAGGGCTGGTTTTGCCGGGTGATGTGATTATTGGAGCTGACTCGCACACCTGCACTTATGGCGCCCTGGGGGCCTTTGCTGCCGGCGTGGGAAGCACTGATCTGGCGGCGGCTATGGCTACGGGCGAACTTTGGTTCAAGGTGCCTGAGTCTATCCGGTTTATCTATTACGGTCAGACCGGTAAATGGGTAGGCGGCAAAGACCTTATCCTTTACACCATTGGGCAGATCGGGGTAGATGGGGCGCTCTACCAGGCCATGGAATTTACGGGTGAGGCCATATCATCTCTCCCCATGTCTGACAGGTTGACTATGTGCAATATGGCTATTGAGGCCGGAGGTAAGGCCGGAATCATTGAGCCGGATGAGATAACCCTGAGTTACGTTCGTAACCGGGCTAAAAGGGAGTGGAAGGTTTATCACAGCGATTCGGATGCTGTTTATGCGAAGGTCTACGAGTTTAATGCGGCCAACATAGAGCCTCAGGTCGCCTTTCCTCATCTTCCCTCTAATACGAAGCCGATAAGTGAGGTAGGACATATTGAGATTGACCAGGCGGTGATTGGCTCTTGCACCAACGGCAGGCTGGATGATTTGAGGGAAGCGGCCCAGGTTCTTAAGGGACATAAGGCCCATCCTGATGTCCGCTTGATTGTTATCCCGGCTACCCAGCATATTTATCAACAAGCCTTAAAGGAAGGGCTAATAGAAATCTTTTTAGCGGCTGAGGCAGTAGTGAGCACGCCCACTTGTGGTCCCTGTCTGGGAGGATATATGGGGGTCTTAGCTGAAGGTGAGCGGGCGATAGCCACGACTAATCGAAATTTCGCCGGTCGTATGGGCCATCCCAGGAGTGAAATCTACCTGTCTAATCCGGCCGTTACGGCGGCTTCCGCTATCCTCGGCCGAATCGCCGGACCAGCCGAGATGGCGGATGGCTAAGGGCGGATTTAAAATCTTGTAACCGTTCAGCACATGATGCTGGATCCTCGATGCTCGATCTTCGATGCTGGTAAAGGATCCAGTATCCAGGATCGAGCATCGAGCATCGAGTTTGTGCCTTAGTGGCTGAATAGTTACAACCTTTCATCCGCCATCCGAAATCCAAAAGGGGAGGTGTTTTCTATGTTAAAATCTGAATATGATAAGATTAATGCAGTTATCTTTACCGACTATTACCGCCTGGAAGGGACAATTCACGTCAAAGCCGGAGATAGATTTTCCGACTTCTTGAATGTCTCTAAGGATTTTATCCCTCTCACTAATGTATCTCTCTATACCATGCCCGATAATACCCTCCTTTACCAGGTTGGTTTTTTGGGCCTGAACCGGAAGGATATCACTATTATTTTCCCGGCTAACGAAAGGAAGAGGGAAACAGGATGAAGATTAAAGGACAGGTTTATAAATTCGGCGATGATGTCAATACCGATGACATTATCCCGGCCAGATTTCTGAATACCTCTGATCCTGAGGAGTTGGCCGGCCATTGTATGGAGGGGATAGACCCTACCTTTAGGCAAAGAGCCGGATCAGGAGGGATTATTGTGGCTGGTAAAAACTTTGGCTGTGGGTCCTCTCGGGAGCACGCCCCCCTGGCCATCAAGACCTTCGGTATTTCAGCGGTAGCAGCCGTTTCTTTTGCCCGCATCTTTTATCGAAATAGCCTCAATATTGGCCTGCCTATCATAGAATGTCCGGATACCCCTCAGATTACGGAGGGAAATAAGGTGGAAATCGACTTTGAAAAGGGACTCATAAAGGATATGACTACCAACAAGACATATCTCACCCAACCCTGGCCGGAATTTATGCAGCGATTGATTGAGGTTGGTGGGTTGATGAATTATGTCAGAGATAGATTGAGATGAAGGGGAGGAAACATAAATTGTATAACATAGCTGTTCTGCCCGGTGACGGGGTCGGGCCTGAGGTGATCAGAGAAGGCCTGAAGGTCCTGGAAGCAGCCGCTAAGGCGTATGACATAAGATATGATTTGATCCATTATGACCTGGGGGGAGAAAGATATCTGGCTACGGGTGAAGTTTTACCTGATTCAGTGTTGGAGGAACTAAAGAAAGTGGATGCTATCTATTTGGGAGCCGTGGGGCATCCGAAAGTCAAACCAGGCATCCTGGAAAAAGAATTACTGCTCCGGCTCAGGTTTGAGCTGGATCAGTATATTAACCTCAGACCAGTCAAACTTTATCCAGGGGTAGAGACACCGCTTAAGGATAAAGGGCCGGAGCACATAGACTTCATTGTGGTCAGAGAGAATACGGAGTGTCTTTACTCTGGGGCGGGCGGTTTCCTCAGAAAGGGTTCTCCTTATGAAGTAGCCATTCAGGAAATGATTTACACCAGACAGGGCACAGAGCGGTGTATTAGATATGCCTTTGAATTGACTCGGAAGAGAGGGAAGAAGCATACCCTTACTTTATGCGATAAATCAAATGTCCTCACCTATGGGCACGACCTCTGGCAGCGGGTCTTTGCTGAAGTAGGGGAAGAATATCCGGATATAAAGAGAGATCATGCTTACATTGATGCCTGCTGTATGTGGATGGTCAAGAATCCGGAGTGGTTTGATGTTATTGTCACCTGCAATATGTTTGGTGATATTATCACTGATCTGGGGGCCATTGTCCAGGGAGGCATGGGTATTGCCGCCGGAGGGAATATAAATCCTGAAGGGGTTTCTATGTTTGAACCTATCCATGGTTCTGCCCCTAAATATACGGACAAGAATGAAATTAATCCCCTGGCCACCATTAGCGCCGGCCAGATGATGTTGGAGCATCTGGGCGAAGATAAGGCCGCTGACTTGATTGAACAGGCTATCATAAGGTTATTATCCGAAGGCTGTATAAAAGATATGGCCGCTGGTAAGATGGGACTCTCCACCTCGGAAGTAGGCGATCTGCTGGTTAGATTTATTGAGGGGAAATACTCAGGCAGATAGGCTGAAGTCTTCTACGGACAGGGACGAGCCCTGTTTCCTACAACTCTGTCTTCTGTCCTCTGCTATCGGCTATTTATCCGTGTTAATTTTGGACTTTGGACAAAAAATAATTAGCTTTTTCATTATCAACTGGACACAGCTTCAGTGTATTTTTCAAAATATGGCGATTTTAAGTTCAAAAATCAAGAGTTTACCAGGTCTTTGACATCCTAAATCACTCTTTTTTTACTATCAAAAAGCGTATTCGCCGGCCGGGAGACTCCCCTTTTGCTCGGCCGGGGGATTTACCCCTGGGTTGCTTTTCTATTAATCTTATGTTATTATGGCGTTGTAAAGGTAGTTTTCCCCTGAAAGGAGAAGAGTCAATCTACCACAGATACTTTTCGCGATGGATGAACATCTTCCACCCATTACTCGACTTAGCCGAGGATTCTGTCCCATAGGGACACTTGATAATAGCCCAGCGATTTATCGTTGGAAAACGATGCGGCTGATGCCTGATGGCTGAACGCTTACACCAAATACTAAGAGCCTATCCCAAAACCTCGGCGCGATGAAAGCCGAGATAGGAGACAGCTACAACTGCCGATGGATAGAGGGCGCCAGTGGTCGCTCCTTAACGGTCGTGACTCGGATCGGTTTTGGGATAGGCTCTAAGAAGGAGACCTTATTTTGCTACCACAACTAAAGGTTCTTCATACGGCTGATCTTCATTTAGATTATCTTTTTGAGAGTTTTCCACCTGAGAAGAGGACTGAACGTCGGGCCGAACTTCTAACTACCTTCAGCCAAATCGTTGACATAGCTCTGGCCGAAGAAGTAGCAGCCGTCTTTATTTCAGGGGATCTATTTCACACTGAAACACCATCCAGGGAGACCATCGCTGCTGTAACAGCCGACCTTGCCAGACTGGCCCAAAAACGGATTAACTGCCTCATTATCCCTGGCAATCACGACCCCCTTAGGCCGGGTTCTATCTATCACTGGGCCGCTTTTCCGGATAATACTTATGTGTTTAAATCAGAGGAATTTGAGGCCTACACCCAGATCGCTGATTTAGTTGTCTATGGGTTGCCTTTTCGGGAGGAAGATAAAGGAAAACGAGTTTTAAGCAATTTCAAGAAAAATGACTCAGAGGGCTTCCATGTAGCTATGGTCCATGGCTCCTTTAAAGGGCTTCCCTTTGGAGAGGAAAATTACTGTCCCATTTATCCGGAGGACATCAGAGACAGTCACCTTGATTATGTGGCCCTGGGACATTATCATAATCAGAAGGACTGTTCAGAGGATATTATTAAGGCAGCCTATCCTGGCACCCCTGACAGGCTCACCTTTAATGAATTAGAACAACGATCAGTGCAACTTGTCACCTTTGGGATGAGGGGCACAGAGCGGCAATCCATCCTTCTGAAGACTCGCCCATATAAATCGATTTCCCCCTCCCCTGCAGAATTACAAGGTGATCTGAGTAAACTTACGCTGGCCATTAAAAACCTGGCTGATTCGACTCTTTGTCTAAGGGTTATTATCAAAGGTCTTGTCGAGGCTGGTTCTGAAATCAATACGCGGTTATTAACAGATCAAATGAAGGATCTTTTCTACTATCTTCAGATAGATGATAAGACCGAATCTTTAATCACCGAAGACCTAAAGGCAGAACGAAGTATTAGGGGGAGCTTTGTCCGGAAAATGGAAGGACTTATCAAAAATCCAACCTTGCCTGAAGAGGAAAGAAGGGTAGCCAAAGAGGCCCTGAAACTGGGGCTGGTTGCCCTGAAAAGCAGACGAGGTTAGAAGACAGAAGTCGGCTAATTCACCCTGATTTAGTAATTATTCAGCCACTAATTAACCCGGATTAGCCCGGATAGTAACCGTTCATCACATGATGCTGGATGCTCGATGCTCGATCCTCGATGCTCGATCTTCGATGCTGGCAAAGGATCCAGTATCCAGGATCGAGCATCCAGGATCGAGGATCGAGGTTATGTCTTCGTGCCTTGGTGGCTGAACGGTTACAGATAAAGATTCTTGTTAAATTCCAGGAGTTATCAAACAAAATAAAAGGAGAAAATAGGATTATCTGGACGATTTAACGGGCAGGGACCAGAATACCGAGGCATCGGTTAAACAATAGGAGGAAAGTAAAGTGGGTAGACGAATGCTATTCGAAACGCCTGTGGATATAGGTACTGAATATGAGCGTTTTCTTAGAAAACAAGAATATAAAAGGGCATACCATTGCCTTGAAAAGATGTCCCATTTTTTTCCTAATGACATTGGTTTATTAGAAGAGATAGTTAATTTATGCGTTTTCGAGTGGAGAAATCTTGAAAAGGGAAGTCAGTGGTTAACTAAATTAGCCAAACTCCGTCAGCTATGGAATGATTATGCCCTGCTTGCTCAGATACAAATAGAACTTGGACATATAGACAAGGCAAGACAATATTTAAATAAAACTAAGGAACTACAAAAGAACCAAAAATCTGGTAGACCGCAAGAAGATAAAAAGAAACTCAATGAATTAGAAAGGTATATAGAGTATTTAGAATGGAGTCGCCCTGGTAAAACAGCAAAAAAACAAACTCCATCTAAAAAGGAAAGCGGCAGTGAAGTAAAAACGGTAAAAACCGCTCCACCTCCAACATCTCACCCTTCTAAGACTAAAGAGGATAGAATTCAAAAGTCAAAACTCGCTCAGCAAAAATTAGAAGATAAACATCTCCTCCCCAAAACACAACCAGATATTCAAATACCATCCTACAATATTCCTGTAAAGGTAATACCCTTTAGAGAAGAGATATTCTCATCTTTCCTTAAAAGTAGTATCTTGCCTCTGAAAGAAAGTCAGTTGTTAATCAATTATGCCTATCTTACTCTTCAAGGAGGATTTAACGAACTTTTGTGTCTGAATGATCTAAACAATGTTGAGAAATACTGGTATCAGATTGAGACGGTGAAGAAAGTTCTCAGGTATTTTCGGGGGAGGGTGCTTTTATGTGATGAAGTTGGTCTTGGGAAGACCATAGAAGCAGGTATGGTCATAAAAGAATATCTTATCCGTCAAATGGTCAAAAATATCCTCATCCTTACACCCCCATCTCTTGTTTCTCAATGGAAAGAAGAGCTGCAGATAAAATTTGGTCTTGAATTTATGACCACTGAAGGCATCGAATTTATCAAAGATCGCCGTGAGTTCTGGAAACAAAGGTTTATTATTGCCTCTATCAGTATGGCCAAGGGCAAGGATAATATGCCAGCGATTATCGAAGAGTTTTATGACCTGGTAGTGGTTGACGAGGCGCATCATCTAAGAAACAGGACAACACTTTCCTGGAAACTTGTCAATCAGATAAAGAAAAAATTTATCCTCCTTCTAACCGCTACCCCTGTTCAAAATAACCTCATTGAACTCTTTAATCTCATTACCCTTTTAAATCCTGGACAGTTTAAAACAGAGAAACAGTTTAAGAAAGAATATCTCAAAAAAGGGAATCTGAAAGAGACTGCAAACAAAGAACTTTTACGAGAACTCTTAAAGGATGTAATGATAAGAAATACAAGGAGCGCCATAGACCTACGACTCCCAAAAAGATTTGCTACCACCATGAGACTTGAACCAACCGCAGAGGAAAGGAAAATTTATAGCCAGGTCAACGAATTCTTAAGAAAACATAATCTTAGAAAAATAGTGCTTAATCTTCTTTTAAGAGAACTTGGAAGTAGTCCCTATGCCCTAAAATTTAGCCTACAGGGAATGGAT from bacterium encodes the following:
- a CDS encoding 2-isopropylmalate synthase: MERIYIFDTTLRDGEQTPGAALNTEEKLTIARQLAKLGVDIIEAGFPISSLGDFEAVKLIAQEVKGPIICALSRARPEDIDRAAEALKPAEHPRIHTFISTSDIHLKYQFRKTREEVLEIVGKMVARAKGYVKDVEYSPMDATRSDPEYLYKVLETAIEAGATTVNIPDTVGYTTPAEFGDLIRGIKQRVKNIDQAVISVHCHNDLGMATANSLSAVMAGARQIECAVNGLGERAGNTALEEVVLSLATRADNFKAETGIKLDEIYHTSRMVSSLTGIVVQPNKAIVGANAFAHESGIHQDGVLKERSTYEIMRPETIGLSKSRLVLGKLSGRHALGQRLQELGYQLSKEELDAAFVQFKELADKKKEVFDEDLIALVEDEVFSIPETFSLEDVYTVSGSRQIIPEATVKLRRGDEVFEEKIWGNGPVDAIYMAIDKITGVSCELLDYSVRAVTEKKDALGEAMVKVKHGEEIIIGRGASTDVIEASAKAYLAAVNRLIYKKRKED
- a CDS encoding SNF2-related protein, with translation MGRRMLFETPVDIGTEYERFLRKQEYKRAYHCLEKMSHFFPNDIGLLEEIVNLCVFEWRNLEKGSQWLTKLAKLRQLWNDYALLAQIQIELGHIDKARQYLNKTKELQKNQKSGRPQEDKKKLNELERYIEYLEWSRPGKTAKKQTPSKKESGSEVKTVKTAPPPTSHPSKTKEDRIQKSKLAQQKLEDKHLLPKTQPDIQIPSYNIPVKVIPFREEIFSSFLKSSILPLKESQLLINYAYLTLQGGFNELLCLNDLNNVEKYWYQIETVKKVLRYFRGRVLLCDEVGLGKTIEAGMVIKEYLIRQMVKNILILTPPSLVSQWKEELQIKFGLEFMTTEGIEFIKDRREFWKQRFIIASISMAKGKDNMPAIIEEFYDLVVVDEAHHLRNRTTLSWKLVNQIKKKFILLLTATPVQNNLIELFNLITLLNPGQFKTEKQFKKEYLKKGNLKETANKELLRELLKDVMIRNTRSAIDLRLPKRFATTMRLEPTAEERKIYSQVNEFLRKHNLRKIVLNLLLRELGSSPYALKFSLQGMDGVDKDEVKHLTDDIDNLKEIAKEKALIEILMKNPDEKKIIFTHFVKSMDSITNLLLKHRIPYVTFRGDMGIKEKESAIARFKDETPVLISTESGGEGRNLQFCNTIINFDLPWNPMRIEQRIGRLHRIGQKRDVFIFNLSIKDTIEDYIIEILDNKINMFEMVIGEIEPILGYVEEEKDFEEIIMEIWLKSSDEEELKDNFEQLGQTLLKAKQEYLKTKTLDNEIFGEDYEI
- a CDS encoding 3-isopropylmalate dehydrogenase; the encoded protein is MKGRKHKLYNIAVLPGDGVGPEVIREGLKVLEAAAKAYDIRYDLIHYDLGGERYLATGEVLPDSVLEELKKVDAIYLGAVGHPKVKPGILEKELLLRLRFELDQYINLRPVKLYPGVETPLKDKGPEHIDFIVVRENTECLYSGAGGFLRKGSPYEVAIQEMIYTRQGTERCIRYAFELTRKRGKKHTLTLCDKSNVLTYGHDLWQRVFAEVGEEYPDIKRDHAYIDACCMWMVKNPEWFDVIVTCNMFGDIITDLGAIVQGGMGIAAGGNINPEGVSMFEPIHGSAPKYTDKNEINPLATISAGQMMLEHLGEDKAADLIEQAIIRLLSEGCIKDMAAGKMGLSTSEVGDLLVRFIEGKYSGR
- a CDS encoding 3-isopropylmalate dehydratase small subunit, which produces MKIKGQVYKFGDDVNTDDIIPARFLNTSDPEELAGHCMEGIDPTFRQRAGSGGIIVAGKNFGCGSSREHAPLAIKTFGISAVAAVSFARIFYRNSLNIGLPIIECPDTPQITEGNKVEIDFEKGLIKDMTTNKTYLTQPWPEFMQRLIEVGGLMNYVRDRLR
- the leuC gene encoding 3-isopropylmalate dehydratase large subunit — its product is MGKTIAEKILGAHLNREVSPGELIECPVDIALGNDITAPLAITEFEKVGAKRVFDPERVILVPDHFAPNKDIKSAEQCKILREFAKRQDLKYYFEVGRMGIEHALLPEQGLVLPGDVIIGADSHTCTYGALGAFAAGVGSTDLAAAMATGELWFKVPESIRFIYYGQTGKWVGGKDLILYTIGQIGVDGALYQAMEFTGEAISSLPMSDRLTMCNMAIEAGGKAGIIEPDEITLSYVRNRAKREWKVYHSDSDAVYAKVYEFNAANIEPQVAFPHLPSNTKPISEVGHIEIDQAVIGSCTNGRLDDLREAAQVLKGHKAHPDVRLIVIPATQHIYQQALKEGLIEIFLAAEAVVSTPTCGPCLGGYMGVLAEGERAIATTNRNFAGRMGHPRSEIYLSNPAVTAASAILGRIAGPAEMADG
- a CDS encoding aspartate kinase produces the protein MALIVQKYGGTSVANPERIKRVAERIVRTRKDGHQVVVVVSAMGDTTDDLIDLARKISPQPDEREMDMLVATGEQASSALMAIALHTLGEPAISLTGAQVEILTDEVHSKARIIKIGADRIRKELEAGKIVIVAGFQGITREQDITTLGRGGSDTTAVALAAVLSASSCEIYTDVDGVFTADPRIVPEARKLSRISYEEMLEMASLGAKVLHARSVEFAKKYGVIIHVRSSFTDQEGTIVTEEDKDMEDVLITGVTHDENQAKVTIVDVPDQPGMAAKIFSTLAAANINVDMITQSSSATGTNDISFTIEENSLDKVRPLVEQLAKDLTAWGVTSDRNIAKISVVGIGMRSHAGVAAKVFEALGSEGINIQMISTSEIKISFIIERNRVAQAVKAIHQAFELGKK
- a CDS encoding metallophosphoesterase, whose product is MLPQLKVLHTADLHLDYLFESFPPEKRTERRAELLTTFSQIVDIALAEEVAAVFISGDLFHTETPSRETIAAVTADLARLAQKRINCLIIPGNHDPLRPGSIYHWAAFPDNTYVFKSEEFEAYTQIADLVVYGLPFREEDKGKRVLSNFKKNDSEGFHVAMVHGSFKGLPFGEENYCPIYPEDIRDSHLDYVALGHYHNQKDCSEDIIKAAYPGTPDRLTFNELEQRSVQLVTFGMRGTERQSILLKTRPYKSISPSPAELQGDLSKLTLAIKNLADSTLCLRVIIKGLVEAGSEINTRLLTDQMKDLFYYLQIDDKTESLITEDLKAERSIRGSFVRKMEGLIKNPTLPEEERRVAKEALKLGLVALKSRRG